ACTACTTATTATGCAAGGATAACCTCTTTATGTTCTAgacaaatacatacatatacatattattattattattaattaataatattattagtagaaATTTTCTActttttccttcactgttaaagcaagtgatatttgattacttaaaacacacataactccgaaaaattagaggtgcgtgcccgagatcgaacccccgacctctgagtaggaggcggacgtcttaaccactaggctatcacagcttaaaattattatttacaagtgccaaaataaaattaactacatattatatatgtatCTATTATGCTATTTAACAAAAATCTTGTTCAATTCCTATAATATTTTCTGACTACCGtccaattatattttatacttcgATCAATAATGTATCAGATATGGTGCCCAATAGCAAAAGTGCCTAGAGTCATTTTTATAGCgtaactaattaaaattaacaaaaagaaattaaaatttccaatattttagtttaaagtGGCCTTACACTATCTatagaagttagtatagcgctctctctgttacgtaatcccatacaaatgacagatacaaaaatctcagtgggcgttggccattttgaggcaccagtGAACTTTTTGAAAACACTGCTATGATTGGTTGTTGCCTCAAAATGGTAAACGCCCCCTGAGATTTTTGTATccgtcatttgtatgggattacgtaacagagagtgTGCTATACTTTTCTGTGGATAGAGTATATCTAGTACAATATTGAtcgaagattttttttatattatgtattgtttACTTCCGGAACTTATCGGCCTTATAGTGCAGGAACCACATCAGCGCGAACAGACAGCTGGGCGGACTGGGGATGGGGCCGGTGGAGCTCACCATCTCCTCCACTTCCGGAATCGATTTCTCCACCACCTCTATTATTTCGTCGTCTACGCCGCCACCTGGAATAATAcattcataaatatttatttaaaaaaaactttgtcttctcatcgtcaattcctcagtgcctgaagacgaaagtctttaacgagtgtgttcttcccgtcctcacctatggtgctgaaatgTGGACAGCCtttttcacaaattcaaagtagCTCAGTGAGccatggagagggctatgttaggagtgtCTCTGAAGGATAAGATCCGTAATGATGAGATctgcaggagaaccaaggtcactgacatagccatAGCTATAGCATAGACATAGCTATTAGCAAGCTAGCCgtattctatatattatataaaaggaaaagctgactggctgacggactgatctatcaacgcacagctcaaactactggatggatcgggctgaaatttggcatgcagatagctattatgacgtagacatctgctaagaaaggatttttgaaaattcaacccttaagaggctacaatagggatttgaaatttgtgtagtacactcggacgaagtcgcgagcctagtaataaatatttcaaaatggctgtcaagaaagtaaaatttaattaaaaagtgttattttttataagatggtacggaacccttcgtgtgctgatcagactcacacttggccgattttatgAATTCGGCTAATTGCAGCATGTTACATTGCTCCAAATACCCGCAGGTAATAAGTATAATACTGATAAGAAACTCAATAGCAAATTAACTAGCACAGTATATTTTACCACCATACACTAATTGACTGGTGCAAATTAAGTTAATCAACTCATTAAATGCagtataataatccatacttaatattataaatgcgaaagtgtgtctgtctgtctgctagcttttcacggcgcaacggttcaaccgattttgacgaaatttggtacagagatagcttgcatcccgggggaggacataggctactttttatcccggaaaattaaagaattcccacgggattttcaaaaacctaaatccacgcaaacgaagtcgcgggcatcatgtagtacTATTTAACTTTCTTTTGTAGATTATTTTCAACTACATACCTTATTAGCAAAACTACAAGGACTAGCCTTGTAGGCATGATGACCTAAAAACTGTGTGAGGTATAAATGAATTTAATTGAGTGGTGATAATTGAtagactagtggttaggacgtccgccttctaatcggaggtcggaggttcgatgccgggcatgcacctctaactttttggagttatgtgcgttttaattaaatatcactcgctttaacggtgaaggaaaacatcttgaggaaacctgcatgcctgagagttctcaataatgttctcaaacatgTGTGAAGTCGAAAAATCTGCATTTgtccagtgtggtggactatgtcttacacccttctcattctgaaaggagacccttGCTGCGCGATGGGTCTGTgatgcgatgatgatgatgaagttaaaATATTACCTTGTTCAGTTAGCATGTCATCAGTCACTTCGCAGTAGAACAGTGTCTGCAGAGCACCCTGCACTCCCACACCAGCCCTGAGGTTAACCAAAACTATTGTCTGGTAGGGAACTTTTCAacaatagatagatagatagatagatagatagatataaatactttattgcacacaaaacatgagataaacaagacaaaaatcaaagaaactaaaaactaaacacAATTgtaagtctttatctatacccatgcaaaaatcacgtccatccgttgcgacgtgattgaaggacaaaccaataaacaaacacactttcgcatttataatactagatgatgcccgcgacttcgtccgcgtgggcttagGTTTTTGATATTCCCGTAGCCCACGTCCTTTCCCGTGACgtcagctaactctgtaccaaatttcatcaaaaccgcttaaactgttgggccgtgaaaagctagcagacagacagacacactttcgcatttataatattagtatggatgggtagtgatagtatagactaaataaaaaaacaaggttccgacgaattgagaacctcctcctttttttgaagtcggttaataaaataaaatagcctttattctctAATACAATTAgttatacatcttatattactaactaaccgtattactaattccttatttcctattatttaattatcctatcctacataatttattctaaaaattggtaacaccagcaatttatagatcaggttgtcctctttggacataggcctcctctagacttcGCCATTTTTCCCTGCCTAGCGCCAATCCGCGCCAATAGTATAGACTAGCACTCTGATAAATACATTTGCTCAACCTCACCTATAGGATGTAATCCTCTGCAATTTCTCCAGAGGCACGTCGTACCCACATTCCTCCAGCACCTCTTCTTTAGCTATTTCCTCTACCGGCTTGTCCTTGTCTATGATGCCTGCGCACATCTCTAGGGCTATGCCGAGTGCTGCGGGGTACTTTGTCGTGTCTATCAGTTTCTGTAGTCTGTCTTGAGGAAGGACGCGGTTGTAGTAAATTGctgttaacaaaaaatattttttttaccctAGTATGACCAAACCAACTACAGTGGACCCCCAGTAATCCGACAAACATTTTGCAGGGCAGTGTTGGACTATCGAATTTGTTGGATTACAGAGTACTGCCTATGACCCCCTATAatcaggatttttttacaaaagaggTCTAAAATATCACATTTTTCTTTAAGTGTCAGTGTTTTGTGATAAACAGTAAACAATGAACACACACTAGACCTCACCGCTATCTTCTTCAATACCTACCACATACTAtttcttacatttttattttttaaatattattattagtttgtttGTTATGTTTAATGTTACACTGTAGCGTCTAAACTACTGAtccgattttaatgaatgaaGTTTTCATTGATTTGTTACAATGACCTGTGTGATATTGGCCACACTCACACTTTACacttaaatctatactaatattataaatgcgaaagtgtgtctgtctttctgtctgctagctttttacgtcCCAACCGTTCcgccgattttgattaaatttggtacagagttagcttatatcctagggaaggacataggctaagagttcccatgggatattcaaaaacctaaatccacacggacgaagtcgcgggcatcatctagttctgtaTAAATGCTATACTTAATTACATATTTAAGATTTAATTTGTTAAGCCCGTTCAATATCTAAGGGGCCCTCATAGCATGTATCCGGTATGTTCctttactacctactaccttttTATTCAAGTGCTTTTATTTAGCACAAATAGTTAGAAAGTtgaagcttaaaataaaattcactTACCAGGTCGAAATTGCTTCACGAATACCATAACATTTCTGGATATATTGAAAACAATGATCGCTACACTGTCATGAACTTCCAGCAGGTCCCAAGTCTTTTCCATGCCATTCTGCGTGTAATTAAACCGGAAGGGCTTCACGTACGGAGAGTCCGGCAGAGGAGAGAGGTAGACGTTCGTTAAATCttccattatttatttaaatattcttATTTAACTTGGAAAAAACTGTGTAAAATCAGCCACACAATGTGAGTAATTTTCCGGCCTTTTAAAATTGTAAGCAAACTTAAACTGGCACAAAATAATTCTACGAACTCCTAAATTTtataagttaaattaaattacgaTACGTCTTCTTGTGAATGCAATAGAATTTCTGGAATTACTAAACCGCAAAGCAAAACAATTTGATAAAATACTAAATAGGTATTTGTCGCATATCGGGGTTGTCGTCTGTCTTGTCAGTGTCAGCCATCtcatcacagagtacattgtatagagacgtcagctaatctttcgtagtggcgccatctgtttctaattgtagtaactattgtatgtaatttatttttaattttttccggccttggatactagttttttaaggtcaactatatacgtataacaggtataacacgtgtgccggtttgattcatatattatttttataggtagtgacttcaaagaaaatacgaatcaaaaattataatcccgcttaggtacacgtcgcaatatggcagaaattcagtgttattcttagttcggccgcattatttattattttatacattgaaagtagtactttcagtactaaaagttgaggtaataaaacaaaacccgtaatttattatttaaaactaaattttcttttttctttatacatgatttttgtactgcattctctataggtattaggttatgttgaatttagcatgaatttataagtgaatatcccagcagtacacttgaatggatggatcacggatgcagtaacactgcgtaaacaaaaatgtggcacaaacatggatgtcaaggttgctatagtacccttattataaatgcgaaagtgtgtttgtttgttggtttgtcctccaatcaagtcgcaacgtgcaacggattgacgtgcttttttgcatgggtatactatagactatacatatagtctatgggtatagatatagacctagagagtgaaataggctactttttatcccggaaaatcaaagaattccctcagtgtttttaaaaacctaattacacgcggatgaagtcgcgggcttcagctagtagcataggagtaatagtgtcctgtggctagtagcacctagtagtaaataaaactttttgagtcgtagagatcttctgcttcttaatttgctttatgggaaatcgtagagataccagactacagtgcgacaagcttagcgacaaggctctcttgccacttgattgacattgacaggggggcgctattggagaacaaagacttagaatattcaaacaagaacaaaggggacacttgacggcaccgttagttccgatttcgccacgcgccaaaatagccttgtcgcaccgtaatttattttttgataaaacgccatctagttctaattgcacaaactaaaattatggagattttttatactaaacaacattagttCTATCTGTTAAGACCCTGCATCTcatttgacagttgacactctTGACAAAAAGAGGTCTCTGGCATGGATGGCATCAACAAGCATCAACTTCATAGAATTACAACGGCCCAGCTGCGTTGGATTCCAATTTCTAAGCCAATATTGCTCACTAGATTCCACATGGATTTCATCAGTGGAACCATAGACCACGTCCATAAAGTAGAGCATAGTATAATAATAGACACGATAATAGACTAGCTTGTAGAGAGACGTCATGTCATCAGTCATTCATCTTCATCATTCATGTCAAAATTGGTCAAAATCAAAtgtcaaattttatttatgagaTTCTGGAAAATTTTGGGATTGctaaaaaatctcaaaataaGTGTCTGGTGCAGGCGAAATTGtatatttatcataaaataggACCAAAGTTTTATCATGCATGAGTAACACGCATTGTACTAAGACAACATGTCGAAAAACGAAAAGACTACTAAGACCGGATTTGTGATCAAACTATCCAGCGATACTGTTCAAAAATTAGCTGAAGAGGAAGAAAAAAGCAAACTCAGCAAAGAAGAGAACAGTACAGACGCATCGGAAAAGGTTTTAGAACAGGATGTCATTGAAAAAAATGTAAGTGAACAACAACCTACAAAATCTATAGACACTAGCGAAGCTCATGTGAAAAGTGATAATGATTTGACAAGTACGACGAAAATACCCCCAAATCAAACTGACAATgagaaattaaaagaaaaagctgaagAAAAACCAGATAACACTTCAGAATCTAAGTGGGGTGATTACGCCCCATACATATCCTATGAGCGAGAGGAAGCAATCTATACAGACCCCACATCTCACCAACAATATTCCTGGAACAAGGAGACCAACTCTTGGGATGCCAAAACAGAAGTCCCAGGTCGTACGTACAGTTATGAGGATGACACTCATGTGTACACAGAAGCTGATGGATCAAAATGCTTTTGGGATGAAGAGAAAAAAGCATGGATACCTAAAGTTGACGATGAGTTCTTAGCATACTACCAAATGTCGTATGGATTCGTTGATAACGCACCAGCTGAATCAAAACCAGAAAAAGAGGACAAGAAAAAATCTGAAGCAGGATTGAAAAGAAAGAGTGAACCTCAGTGGTTCCAACCGTCTGAAGAAAAGAACACAAAGGTGTATGTGTCAAACCTACCGCTAGATTTAACTGAAGAGGAATTAGTCAATTTCATGCAGAAGTGTGGGCTCGTTGAACGAGATCCGACAACGCAAAAGATGAAAATCAAAATGTACATGGACAAAGACCAGAACTGTTTTAAAGGTGATGCTCTctgtacttacataaaaattgaGTCTGTTGAATTAGCATTAAAACTTCTTGACGGTAGTGATTTGAAAGGCAACAAAGTATCAGTTGAAAAAGCACAGTTCCAAATGAAAGGAGACTACAACCCAGCGCTTAAAcctaagaagaaaaagaagaaggaattagaaaaaataaagaaaatgcaGCAGCAACTCTTCGATTGGCGACCAGAGAAGTTTATAGGAGAACGATCGAAGCATGAGAGAATTGTAATTGTCAAAAATCTATTCAGTCCATCAGACTTTGATAATGATGTACAGTTAATTCTTGATTACCAACAGGATTTGAGAGAGGAATGCAGTAAATGTGGAGAGGTTCGGAAGGTTGTGCTGTATGACAGACATCCTGAGGGAGTCGCTCAGATTACAATGAAAGAACCGGAACAAGCTGATGCAGTCATTAAA
This genomic stretch from Maniola hyperantus chromosome 18, iAphHyp1.2, whole genome shotgun sequence harbors:
- the LOC117990526 gene encoding uridine diphosphate glucose pyrophosphatase NUDT14-like isoform X2; this translates as MEDLTNVYLSPLPDSPYVKPFRFNYTQNGMEKTWDLLEVHDSVAIIVFNISRNVMVFVKQFRPAIYYNRVLPQDRLQKLIDTTKYPAALGIALEMCAGIIDKDKPVEEIAKEEVLEECGYDVPLEKLQRITSYRWRRRRRNNRGGGEIDSGSGGDGELHRPHPQSAQLSVRADVVPAL
- the LOC117990526 gene encoding uridine diphosphate glucose pyrophosphatase NUDT14-like isoform X1, coding for MEDLTNVYLSPLPDSPYVKPFRFNYTQNGMEKTWDLLEVHDSVAIIVFNISRNVMVFVKQFRPAIYYNRVLPQDRLQKLIDTTKYPAALGIALEMCAGIIDKDKPVEEIAKEEVLEECGYDVPLEKLQRITSYRAGVGVQGALQTLFYCEVTDDMLTEQGGGVDDEIIEVVEKSIPEVEEMVSSTGPIPSPPSCLFALMWFLHYKADKFRK
- the barc gene encoding 17S U2 SnRNP complex component HTATSF1; this encodes MSKNEKTTKTGFVIKLSSDTVQKLAEEEEKSKLSKEENSTDASEKVLEQDVIEKNVSEQQPTKSIDTSEAHVKSDNDLTSTTKIPPNQTDNEKLKEKAEEKPDNTSESKWGDYAPYISYEREEAIYTDPTSHQQYSWNKETNSWDAKTEVPGRTYSYEDDTHVYTEADGSKCFWDEEKKAWIPKVDDEFLAYYQMSYGFVDNAPAESKPEKEDKKKSEAGLKRKSEPQWFQPSEEKNTKVYVSNLPLDLTEEELVNFMQKCGLVERDPTTQKMKIKMYMDKDQNCFKGDALCTYIKIESVELALKLLDGSDLKGNKVSVEKAQFQMKGDYNPALKPKKKKKKELEKIKKMQQQLFDWRPEKFIGERSKHERIVIVKNLFSPSDFDNDVQLILDYQQDLREECSKCGEVRKVVLYDRHPEGVAQITMKEPEQADAVIKLINGRWFGKRQITAETFDGRTKYRIAETDAALNQRINKWDKFLEGGEEGKTETPTPADETNKTIEVPSDDSNKSEDTEMKQDVEESDVVTETKEGEAVNETST